The following nucleotide sequence is from Syntrophorhabdus sp..
GGCGGCAGGCGCGTTCATGGTGGTCCTCGAATGCGTCCCCAGGCAGCTCGCGAAAGAGATCACGGAAATGCTCTCGATCCCGACGATAGGCATCGGCGCGGGCCCCGATTGCGATGGACAGGTGCTGGTCATCCATGACCTGCTGGGCCTTCTCGGGGACTTCCGGCCCAAGTTCGTGAAGCAATACCGCAACCTTACAGAGGACATAGGCAAGGCCGTCAGAGAGTACATTGACGAGGTCGCATCCGGGAGCTTTCCCGACGACAGCCAATCATTCCACTAGCATGAAAATAATACGAACCGTCTCCGAAATGCAGGCCGCATCCGACGAACTGAGAAAGGACAGACGGATCGCCTTCGTGCCCACCATGGGTTACCTGCACGAAGGACACCTGGCCCTTGTCAGAAAAGCGCGGGAACTCGCCGACGTGGTCGTCGTGAGCATATTCGTGAACCCCATCCAGTTCGGGCCCACGGAAGACCTCGCGCGGTATCCCCGCGATTTCGATCGCGACGCGGCGCTCCTGGAAAAGGAACGAACGGATATCATCTTCTATCCCAACGACGGTGAGATGTACGAGGATGGCTTCACCACATACGTCGAGGTCAAAAAACTCGAGGACCATCTCTGCGGGAAAACGCGGGTGGGACACTTCATCGGTGTGGCCACCGTGGTGGCAAAACTCTTCAACATCGTGAAACCCCACTATGCCATCTTCGGACAGAAAGATTACCAGCAACTCACGGTCATCGAGAGGATGGTGAGGGACCTCAACATGGATGTCGAGATAGTTCCCTACCCCACCGTCCGTGAACCTGACGGTCTCGCCATGAGTTCACGGAACACGTATCTCAGTGATATGGAACGGAAAAAGGCCCGTCTGATCAGCGCCTCATTGAGAAAGGCGGAGGAGATGGTCAGATCGTCAGAACGCAACGCGGACACAATAAGAAGGGCCGTCGAGGATATACTCCACCAGGAAGACGGCA
It contains:
- a CDS encoding pantoate--beta-alanine ligase, with protein sequence MKIIRTVSEMQAASDELRKDRRIAFVPTMGYLHEGHLALVRKARELADVVVVSIFVNPIQFGPTEDLARYPRDFDRDAALLEKERTDIIFYPNDGEMYEDGFTTYVEVKKLEDHLCGKTRVGHFIGVATVVAKLFNIVKPHYAIFGQKDYQQLTVIERMVRDLNMDVEIVPYPTVREPDGLAMSSRNTYLSDMERKKARLISASLRKAEEMVRSSERNADTIRRAVEDILHQEDGIDVEYINICDTGTLEDVAVVAGKAVIAVACRIGRTRLIDNTILTEA